One segment of Anopheles stephensi strain Indian chromosome 3, UCI_ANSTEP_V1.0, whole genome shotgun sequence DNA contains the following:
- the LOC118510686 gene encoding vesicle transport protein SFT2C, with protein MADLKRDLDEYLLLQENQKKNFKIEMPKMPSLPTPDLVGKLFGRNQEPEANSWLKDTQDTCCPKLSRIQRIVGFVTCMGLGIFCMIVSTFYIPVLILKARKFALLYTLGSVFFIMSFSFLSGFGAMFRQMFSRERVAMSISYTCCLTATLYFAMVAQSTALTVLFAVAQIITLLWMILAAIPGGMSGVKFFGSMFRSSVSSTLPV; from the exons ATGGCCGACCTGAAGCGTGATCTCGACGAGTACCTGCTGTTGCAGgaaaatcagaagaaaaactttaaGATAGAGATGCCCAAAATGCCATCCCTGCCTACGCCCGACCTGGTTGGAAAGCTGTTCGGCCGCAACCAGGAACCGGAGGCAAACAGTTGGCTAAAGGATACGCAGGACACTTGTTGCCCAAAGCTG TCTCGTATCCAGCGGATAGTAGGATTCGTCACATGCATGGGTCTTGGCATTTTCTGCATGATCGTGTCCACCTTCTACATACCCGTGCTGATACTGAAGGCGAGAAAGTTTGCTCTCCTGTACACACTTGGCAGTGTCTTTTTCATCATGAG CTTTTCATTCCTGAGCGGCTTCGGTGCAATGTTCCGACAGATGTTCTCCCGCGAACGGGTCGCAATGTCGATCAGCTACACCTGCTGCCTGACCGCCACACTCTACTTCGCCATGGTTGCACAAAGTACCGCCCTGACGGTACTGTTTGCCGTCGCCCAGATCATTACGCTGCTGTGGATGATACTGGCCGCCATTCCGGGCGGTATGAGTGGGGTGAAATTCTTCGGCAGCATGTTCCGAAGTTCCGTTTCTAGCACATTACCCGTTTAG
- the LOC118510684 gene encoding major facilitator superfamily domain-containing protein 1-like — protein sequence MPRQYDEDEARRPILQPDTDTDEPTAAVGGSLARLAGRTSDDDELTERLTGCGASACCNPSSFLHRFQALILMCLVGFGSYFCYDNPGALQDTFKSDLNLTTTQFVMLYSIYSWPNVILCFIGGFLMDRVFGIRLGTIIYMFILLIGQLIFAMGATINLFWLMIVGRFMFGIGAESLAVAQNSYAVLWFKGKELNMVFGLQLSFARVGSTVNFLVMVPIYKYVKSLGYQGHMCTGVVLLLATLTCVMSMICALILGWMDRRAARILKRNDAAPGGEVAKLSDVRTFKVSFWMVTVICVAYYVAIFPFIALGKVFFMRKFDFSSEDANTVNSIVYIIAAVASPLFGLLVDRTGRNVLWVFVSVLVTIVAHGMLAFSYLNPYIGMITMGLAYSMLASSLWPLVALIVPEYQLGTAYGICQSVQNLGLAVISMISGMIVDKGGYFMLEIFFIGWLIVSLLATIVIWLYDASNDGLLNMSPAARSLYASKTLQHMSGGQGSSGDMTDSQQERDRRSNDPEAIRNRYLNRVLDGTPTQSDTEPLFE from the exons ATGCCTCGCCAGTACGACGAAGATGAAGCGCGCCGTCCCATCCTGCAGCCGGACACGGACACGGACGAGCCGACGGCTGCGGTCGGCGGTTCGCTGGCCCGCCTAGCTGGCCGCACGAGCGATGACGACGAGCTGACCGAGCGGCTGACCGGGTGCGGTGCGAGCGCGTGCTGTAACCCGTCCTCGTTTCTGCATCGCTTCCAGGCCCTTATCTTGATGTGTCTGGTCGGTTTCG GTTCGTACTTCTGTTACGATAATCCGGGCGCACTGCAAGATACGTTCAAATCGGATCTGAATctcaccaccacccagttCGTGATGCTGTACTCGATCTACTCGTGGCCCAACGTGATCCTCTGCTTCATCGGTGGCTTCTTGATGGATCGCGTGTTTGGCATCCGGCTCGGTACGATCATCTACATGTTTATTCTACTGATTGGGCAGCTGATCTTCGCGATGGGCGCCACTATCAATCTGTTCTGGCTTATGATCGTCGGACGGTTCATGTTTGG CATTGGAGCGGAATCGCTCGCAGTGGCGCAGAACAGCTACGCGGTGCTGTGGTTCAAGGGCAAGGAGCTGAACATGGTGTTTGGGTTGCAGCTTTCGTTTGCCCGCGTCGGCAGCACGGTTAACTTCCTCGTCATGGTGCCGATCTACAAATACGTGAAGAGCCTTGGCTATCAGGGCCACATGTGTACGggcgtggtgctgctgcttgccaCACTGACCTGCGTCATGTCGATGATCTGTGCCCTCATTCTGGGCTGGATGGATCGCCGGGCGGCCCGCATTCTGAAGCGCAACGATGCGGCCCCCGGTGGCGAAGTGGCCAAACTGTCCGATGTGCGTACGTTCAAGGTTTCGTTCTGGATGGTGACGGTAATCTGTGTCGCGTACTACGTGGCCATCTTTCCATTCATCGCCCTCGGGAAGGTGTTTTTTATGCGCAAGTTTGATTTCTCGTCGGAAGATGCTAACACGGTCAACTCGATCGTGTACATTATTGCTGCGGTGGCGAGCCCACTGTTTGGGCTGCTGGTCGACCGTACCGGGCGCAATGTGCTGTGGGTGTTTGTGTCCGTGCTGGTGACGATCGTCGCACACGGAATGCTTGCCTTTAGCTATCTGAATCCGTACATCGGTATGATTACGATGGGCTTGGCGTACTCGATGCTGGCCTCCAGCTTGTGGCCGCTGGTGGCGCTGATTGTGCCGGAGTATCAGCTCGGAACGGCGTACGGCAT CTGCCAATCGGTGCAAAACCTCGGACTGGCCGTAATCTCGATGATATCGGGCATGATCGTCGACAAGGGTGGATACTTTATGCTTGAAATCTTCTTCATCGGATGGCTTATCG TTTCCCTACTGGCCACCATCGTTATCTGGTTGTATGACGCAAGCAATGACGGTCTGCTTAACATGAGCCCAGCTGCACGCTCGCTTTATGCTAGCAAAAC CTTGCAGCACATGTCCGGTGGTCAGGGATCGTCCGGCGACATGACGGATAGCCAGCAGGAGCGTGATCGACGCAGCAACGATCCGGAAGCGATCCGTAACCGGTACTTGAACCGCGTGCTCGACGGTACACCGACCCAAAGCGACACGGAACCGTTGTTCGAGTGA
- the LOC118510685 gene encoding WW domain-containing adapter protein with coiled-coil produces MECDDAAVERQKLVSNDEEDDQNTITNLSSSGQAKSVQTPISPVLSNKLFSSGETSRSQNSTSYSLGKGLANDAPLAAKVNYVNERKAQDTKPKAKKIQRELTPTGGIPITTTTTNTNTNTITTATAVGTASSSSTSSNLPDGPIAAPPSVTVPHAGSVPRQLQSPPPQYQRPKPPDSLPSATSSGVGGAGSGGGGGGGGGSGATKLRHPPSVNPVSSASGSSITLNAKSHNFSSRPLKHHSFISEVPDVRHMERALLGLLEDFHSGKLKAFGSGCTMEQMTSIREQQESLAKLHFDLGTEAFTGGSNNPNTDNELQAQSNMKKLVHKLEQLSFSIEKLHSSNVEK; encoded by the exons ATGGAGTGTGACGATGCGGCCGTCGAACGCCAGAAGCTAGTGTCGAACGATGAGGAGGACGATCAGAACACCATCACGAACCTTTCCTCGAGCGGGCAGGCCAAATCCGTACAGACGCCCATCTCACCCGTTCTGAGCAACAAG CTGTTTTCCAGCGGCGAAACTAGCCGAAGCCAAAACTCTACCAGCTACTCCCTCGGGAAAGGGCTCGCGAACGATGCACCGCTGGCCGCAAAAGTCAACTACGTTAACGAACGCAAAGCGCAGGATACAAAGccgaaggcgaagaaaatccAACGAG AGCTCACACCGACCGGTGGTATTCCGATcaccactactaccaccaataccaacacaaacaccatcaccactgCCACCGCGGTTGGCACAGCCTCCTCTTCCAGCACTAGTAGCAATCTCCCGGACGGGCCGATCGCCGCACCACCGTCGGTGACCGTTCCGCATGCCGGCAGCGTACCGCGCCAGCTCCAATCTCCGCCACCACAGTACCAACGCCCGAAACCGCCGGACTCGTTGCCCTCGGCAACTAGCAGCGGTGTTGGGGGTGCCggtagcggtggtggtggtggtggtggcggcggaaGCGGTGCTACCAAACTGCGCCACCCACCGAGTGTGAATCCTGTGTCGTCTGCCTCGGGCAGCTCCATAACGCTCAATGCAAAATCGCACAATTTCTCATCCCGTCCACTAAAGCACCATTCTTTTATATCAGAGGTACCCGACGTGCGGCACATGGAGCGAGCGCTACTAGGATTGCTGGAGGATTTCCATTCCGGCAAGCTGAAAGCTTTCG GTTCCGGCTGTACGATGGAGCAGATGACGAGCATCCGCGAGCAGCAGGAAAGTTTGGCCAAACTACACTTTGACCTCGGCACAGAAGCATTTACCGGTGGCAGCAATAATCCGAACACCGACAACGAGCTGCAAGCGCAAAGCAATATGAAGAAGCTGGTGCACAAGCTGGAACAGCTGTCCTTCTCGATCGAGAAGCTTCATTCGAGCAATGTGGAAAAGTAG
- the LOC118510687 gene encoding cytochrome c oxidase subunit 7A1, mitochondrial, whose translation MGHHPEPPVMISDKLPESLRKKMITFQAKNELPVFLKGGPADRALFGITVALCGVGLLGIFKMVYDLGFAKKKA comes from the coding sequence ATGGGTCACCATCCAGAACCGCCGGTCATGATCTCGGACAAGCTGCCGGAATCGTTACGTAAGAAGATGATTACGTTCCAGGCGAAGAACGAGCTGCCCGTCTTCCTCAAGGGTGGACCGGCCGACCGTGCCCTGTTCGGCATTACCGTGGCGCTGTGCGGTGTCGGTCTGCTGGGCATCTTCAAGATGGTGTACGATCTCGGATTCGCCAAGAAGAAGGCctaa